ATAAATTAAAACACTTGTTTAAATTTTAATACAGGCCGTGGAACGATGATCCCATTTCAAGCACCTACCGAAGAAATGAACTTTTTGTTGCGACAAGTTTTTGATGCTGCAGCAGTTTGGCAGGGGTTGCCTGCTATCGCCGAATTATTGGATCTCGACACGGCCACCGCCATTTTAGAAGAAGGGGCTAAGTTTTGTGCTGAGCAGATCCAGCCGCTGAATCAACCCGGTGATACGCAGGGCGTAAGCTTTAATGGTTTAAGTGTAAAAACCCCAGACGGTTATGCAGCGGTATTCCGTCAGTACGCTGAAGGCGGTTGGGTAGGGCTTTGCGGCGAGCCCGAATATGGTGGCATGGGAATGCCTAAAATGCTTGGCGTTCTGCTAGATGAAATGGGCTATAGTGCCAGTAACGCTTTTACCTTGTATGCCGCACTCACCGCTGGTGCGGCATTGTGTATTCATGCCCATGGCTCGGAAGCACTTAAAGCGCTCTACCTTCCTAAATTGTATTCTGGAGAGTGGGCCGGGGCGATGGATATGACAGAACCTCAATCCGGTTCTGATCTGCGTACAATTGCTACTCGCGCAGTGCCGCAGTCTGACGGCAGTTATCGGATCAGTGGTAGTAAGATGTTTATTACCGGCGGTGATCATGATCTAACCAGCAACGTAATCCATTTGGTACTCGCAAAAATTCAAGGAAGCGACGGGATCTCCCTGTTTCTGGTGCCCAAATTCAAAGTAACTGCAGACGGAGAGATTGGCGATGCCAATGGCGTAACTGTCGGTGCGGTTGAACACAAGATGGGCCTTAAAGGTTCTGCTACCTGTGTTATGAATTATGACGATGCAGAAGGGTATCTCATAGGCCGTGCGAACCGGGGATTAGTTTGTATGTTCACCATGATGAACTACGAACGTCTGTCTATTGGTATTCAGGGCTTGGGAAGTGCACAGATGGCTTATCAACTATCAGCCAGCTATGCCAAAGAGCGCTTGCAGGGATTAGCCGCGGGTGGTTCGCCAACTGGCGCTAAAGCTGACCCCATCATAGTTCATGGTGATGTTCGTCGTATGCTACTGAATATAAGAGCATTAACGGATGCCGGACGCGCACTTGCTGTCATGACGGGAATGCAACTGGATAAAGCAAAATATGCGGCAGATAGCGAAGAGCAGCAGCAAGCAACCCGCTTTGCCGCACTGTTAACTCCAGTCGCAAAAGCTTTTTTAAGTGATAGAGGTTTTGACGCATGCGTTACCGCTCAGCAGGTATTTGGCGGTCATGGTTATATTGGTGAAACTGGCATCGAGCAATTAGTACGAGACGCTCGGATCGCGCAGATATATGAAGGCACCAATGGCATTCAGGCGATAGATTTTCTGGGAAGAAAGCTGGTAGGTGATAACTTAGCCACGGTAACCGAGTTTTTCAGCTGGCTGCAACAGCAGCAATCCTGTGACGAGGTGTTTGCCAGTCAAAAACAACAATTGCAACAATTACAGCAACGTTTTGTAGATGTTATCGCCGCAGTTAATCAACAGAAACATGATCAACCTGCACTGATTAATGCGGTAGCCGTGGATGCCTTAGATGCTTTCGGTTATCTGCTCTATGGTCATTTCTGGTTGATGATGGCGGATAAGTCACTAAAAGCGGCAGCTCAATTGCCTGTTGCCTTCGTGCAACGCAAGCAACAACTGATGCAGTATTACTTCGCAAAATTACTGCCACGAGTTTCACTACATCTGGATGTAGTGACTGCCGGGGATGAGACCATAATGCAGCTCAGCGCTGACGATTTCTAACCGCACAAGATTATACAACAGGTGGTGCTTGCATCAGCGAGCACTACTTTGTTGCCCCATGGAGGTGTGCACTCCATCTTCAATAATCTGATGCTGAAGGGAAGGCATCACCACGGTAATAAAATTGTGTTTGGCCTTTTCTTCTTTTGGGCTGAGGCCGTTTTCCATAACCACAATCAGATAGCGATTTTTATCCTGTGGTGCATCACCCGATAAAAATCCGGCAAGATTTTGTACACCACTCATACTGCCAGTTTTGGCCACCACGGCACCGCGTAAAGGCTTTTGGGTGAATGGGCGTTTATATTGCAATGTACCGCTGATCCCGGCTTTAGGTAACACCTCTGTCAACCATTGCAAAGATGGCCGAGTTTTGATTTGTATCAGTAAGCTGGCTAACTGTCTGGCACTTAAGAGGTTGTAACGCGATAACCCTGAACCGTCGGCAATACTACTGCTGTCTAACACGACATCTAATTGCGCCAGGGTTTCCTTTACGACTCGAGTACCCGCCGCAAAACCGGCGTGTTTGCCAAAACGTTGTTGCCCGACTTGTTTCAACAGGGTATCGGCAATCAGATTGTCTGAATCCAATAGCATTTCACTAATAAGTTCACTTAATGGCGCGGATTGATGGTCACTCAATAACGTAGCGGTTGCTGGAACGTTATCGGCAGCGTTGACCGTCCCGGTAAGCTTGAATTGGTGTGTATAGATATCAGTCACGACATCACGTGCATATTGTAGTGGGTTATTAACGGCTATTGCTAATGGAGCAGGGGCCGTCCCGGCATAACAACCACCTAACAGG
This portion of the Shewanella yunxiaonensis genome encodes:
- a CDS encoding acyl-CoA dehydrogenase C-terminal domain-containing protein, giving the protein MIPFQAPTEEMNFLLRQVFDAAAVWQGLPAIAELLDLDTATAILEEGAKFCAEQIQPLNQPGDTQGVSFNGLSVKTPDGYAAVFRQYAEGGWVGLCGEPEYGGMGMPKMLGVLLDEMGYSASNAFTLYAALTAGAALCIHAHGSEALKALYLPKLYSGEWAGAMDMTEPQSGSDLRTIATRAVPQSDGSYRISGSKMFITGGDHDLTSNVIHLVLAKIQGSDGISLFLVPKFKVTADGEIGDANGVTVGAVEHKMGLKGSATCVMNYDDAEGYLIGRANRGLVCMFTMMNYERLSIGIQGLGSAQMAYQLSASYAKERLQGLAAGGSPTGAKADPIIVHGDVRRMLLNIRALTDAGRALAVMTGMQLDKAKYAADSEEQQQATRFAALLTPVAKAFLSDRGFDACVTAQQVFGGHGYIGETGIEQLVRDARIAQIYEGTNGIQAIDFLGRKLVGDNLATVTEFFSWLQQQQSCDEVFASQKQQLQQLQQRFVDVIAAVNQQKHDQPALINAVAVDALDAFGYLLYGHFWLMMADKSLKAAAQLPVAFVQRKQQLMQYYFAKLLPRVSLHLDVVTAGDETIMQLSADDF
- the dacB gene encoding D-alanyl-D-alanine carboxypeptidase/D-alanyl-D-alanine endopeptidase; amino-acid sequence: MTLNNHPARRWHFKALVLWSILSATTFNTALAAPLSAWLQPLLPKDSQTALWVQDTHNGEVLVSHNADVLMLPASTQKLLTAVTAWQVLGEDFTFHTTLLTDGKVEKSVIKGDLYLRFEGDPRLTRAQLAQMAHQLAASGINEIDGNVVLIGSNDSQWQAPGWVWDDLGICYAAPVSSFIVDQNCIKAMLVQQPDGLTKVKPLLPAPITVSSSARFDADHQQSFCQLSLERLPDNHYLLGGCYAGTAPAPLAIAVNNPLQYARDVVTDIYTHQFKLTGTVNAADNVPATATLLSDHQSAPLSELISEMLLDSDNLIADTLLKQVGQQRFGKHAGFAAGTRVVKETLAQLDVVLDSSSIADGSGLSRYNLLSARQLASLLIQIKTRPSLQWLTEVLPKAGISGTLQYKRPFTQKPLRGAVVAKTGSMSGVQNLAGFLSGDAPQDKNRYLIVVMENGLSPKEEKAKHNFITVVMPSLQHQIIEDGVHTSMGQQSSAR